The nucleotide window agcgtccaactttggctcgggtcacgatctgaCTGAcggcttgtgagatcaagccccgcgtcgggatctatgctgacacctgggaacctggagcctgctttggattctgtgtctccctctctctctgcccctcctctgctcacgcactgtctagctctctctcaaagagagaGGTTTGggttaaaattcttttaattaaaaaaatttttttttttaattaaaaaaagaaagagaaaaggtgatTTAGATTATCCACCTGCCCTGGTTTGAGCCACTCCGAGACTCAGGCCCGCAGAGTCTGAAGTTCACCTACGGGGCTCTTGACTCACCTGGTGTATCCAGGAGCGTGGCGCCTTTGATAGACCTCTTTTTTAGGCGATGGGCTCTTAGTgcggcctctctctctcctgttgaCCTTAGAGTTGTGCCtgggacagacacacagagggcagaaaggagaaaagcctTTTCAAGGTAGGGGTTTTATCGTGTCCCTCAAACGATGGAAGAAAAGCTAACAGTCTTAGAATTGCAATCCAAATTGAAGGGAACAGAGGGCAGaggtggaagaaaaacaaatacctaaagaaacagaagatttgGTACTAAACTCACTCCAAAGAGcctacatatataaatatgtagctCTAGGGGACTGAGCTTTACATAGCGGTGGGGGAAAATGAtgtaaaggaaataaagcaaaggCGTTTGGAAAAACGAATGAACAGAAATACCTGCGGTGAGCAACCCCCACCCTTACAAGCCATTTCCCAGTGAATTCCTACACTCACGGTTTGCTTGGCCTTGGGGACCGTGACCTTCTGCCTGGGGATCGAGAACTCCTGTCCCGGGACCCTGCTTCTCTGCTGCTCTTCTTGCTGGCGTGtctgggaggtgagtgggaggagCTTCTGGACCTGGAATAATTCTTCAACCCGTGCATTCCCTTTTGCTTGGCCGTCAGAGGACTCTGCAGTCCCTGGCTGTGGTAGGAGTCCCTGATCTGTAGCAccaagaaaagggggaaaatgtgcAGCTCAGGAGGAAATGCAGTGAAGCAAGGAAATGAATGAGCAATGAGGGTCTGTACGAAGCTAAGTGGGCGTACCGATCCCATCGCACAGTTACCGCAGAGAACCACACAAACTTAGCAAAGTTATCTACAGAGTCCCCTAAGAGAATGTACCCACCCAGTCACCTCCACTGGCTTGGAACTTCACCAAAGCCTGAGcaggagcaagagacagagcgtggAGAACAGGCCCTAAGGTTAAACCTACTATGGGAAAAAGGGATCCAGAGGGATGTCCATCTGTCAAAAGTCATCAACCTTGAAGCTTAAAATGCCTGCATTTCACGTAAGTTATCTGCAGAGAGATGGGCAGAACGCCTGCAGGCCCCACTGGTGGTTTAGACTCTCCACTCAGAGGGCCCCCAGCCCCGGTCGGAGGCTCAAGGACAAGGAATGGGCCAGTTCCCCAGCGGTGCCCGCTTTGGCTGCCCAAACTCCCTTTTTCCCATGTGATGCCTGACTGGCTGCTGGAAATGCTCTCTGTCCAAAAAGGCTCTCAAGTTAACGCATTCCCTGGTCCACAGTCACTCCCTCTGAGACGCCCACACCCTTACCTGTAAGCCGTATCCAGGGGCTTTGGACAAAACAGGGGAAGAATCTGCCGTCTTCTTTTGAGCTCTAAGAGATTAAAACACACattcattgaaaaagaaaacgtaTGAAGGTCCAGTTTAAATGTCTCGTGCTAAAACACGCCTCCTCCTGCTTCAAACGTGACCTTCCCCACTTCTTCTATTACTTGGGAGCGTGGCTCTCGCTTTGGACTGTCTTTGGAAGATGCATCAGCACAGTCATGTTTTTCCTGTGAAAACACGTGGGCCTGGCTCTTCAGCCCCACCGCCTGAACACATTCTCCTCTCACCTCGTGCTGCTTGCTATTCCAGCGACTAAGAGTGAGTCAGCGGTGACAATGCTCACTGTTCCCACAGAGAAGGCACACAGAATGCACCCAGATGGGCCcattaatgcattaaaaaaaaaaaaaaaaaaaaaaaggcctacaTAAAACCCACTTCGGTCTTGGAGGAGTCATAACCTGAGACGAAAGTCACAGCCAGGATGTCTGAGCTAAGACCTACAAGGCTACGGGCAGCCCTTTAGGGGCCATGCCAAGACCTCCAAGGAACTCTGGTGCTAGATGGCAAAGTTCTGTGGGCACGGGGCCCACGTATGAGCGTTCACCACTGAAACCCCAGTGCCTGGCAGTTCCCCGCCTAGAGCAGCCGTGACTACGtggggaatgaatgagtgaatgagtcaATGAGGGAGGCCCGCCCCCACGTGCTCACCTCCCCCGGCTGCGCTCATCCTGGCTGCTGCCGCCATCGCTACTTGAGCTTCTGTGCTTATGTTTcttgtgcttctttttcttctccttctttttcttcttctcctttttttccagaCTCATCTGCAACTACAAAACACCCAGAACATAACCATGCAAGATCACGAAGGCTCCTGTCGGTCCCTCCGAGGGGCCTGGTTCACGCCCGAAACTACCTGACTTCGTCCTCTGGGACTACAGAGGCCCAGGACCCCAGCGGAGTTTCCCCACCAACAAGAGGGGGCGAGTCTTACCTTGGGGGGTGCATAAACAGCCCCTAGACTACTGAACAGAATCTCTGGCGAGTGGGgctaggaatctgtatttttaaaccatCCCCAGAACCGGTGCCTGGGAATTTCCAATCTGTCAGAGGAACTCCCAGCAACACCGAAAGCAATCGGGGACCGCAGGATCCAGCTTTCCATTCTCCTTGCCAACTAATCCAAAACACAATCGCGGAATATGTCACGTGAATGACAAATGGGCCCTCGAGGCTTGATATCACCTGATCCCCTGAACACACTGTGTGATTAGGACTTGCACAGGCCTATCCCATACTCCCctttttctaaacaaacaaacaaacaaaaaaagacatcacATGGTGCTCTtccaatcaaaaaaataaaagagaagataagcTTAATTGAGCTCGATAATGAAGACTGCATAAAATCACCAAGGGAAGGTCTCTAAAAGCCAGAATGTAAAAGCCATTCTGTCTGCCCTCTCACAAGGTAAGAATGAATGGTGAGTAGTTCTCACGAGAAGTAGCTAAAAGGCACTCTTGGTGCCTAACTTGATGCACTACTTACcaattctttgattttcttcattttcacgGGATTATTCAacacctctctttttttctcttcctccttcttcctaaagagaaagagaacattataAAAATCATGACTATCTCTTTGGGGAAGGGGATTAAGTCATTCATTGTACTCTCCACAAGACCATCCATATAGCAATCGTTTTTCCAAATACACACAGACAGGACCTGTGTTAAAAGCTACATGATGGTGTGGAAGTCAGGACTCTTCCTCAAATCTGCAGAAGGGACTGAATGGTGTGGGGCAAGTCCACACTGGCTCCCTGTTGTATAAGAATGAGGATGGGGaatacctgagtggctcagtcagttgagtatctgacttgggctcaagtcatgatctcacagcttgtgagttcaagcccgcatcaggctctgtgctgacaactcagagcctggagcctgcttcggattccgcgtctccctctctctctgctcctcccctacttgctctctctctctcaaaaataaataaacattaaaaaaaattaaaaaaacaaaaaggagtctTACTCTCATTATTCATGAGGGTAAACTGGTCAGCCTTcatggaagacaatttggcaataCTTATCACTGCATGCACACTCTTTAACCAATTCTTTCCCAAGAATTTGTTACTGTATGGATATAATCAAGAGGTCCCTACAGAGTCGTCCATATTATAACaatgaaaattcagaaacagGTTATTAGGGAACTAATAAGAGagtattaaaaaattatggtATACCACACAATATCGACATAAAAAATGGTATTATAGAAACATAGGGACGTAGAAAGATGCTTGCTATATATAATTAGGTGAAAAAAAGGCTTATAAAATAATGTGCACAATATCTGTACATcaatgttcacagtagcattattcacaatagccaaaaagtggaaataacccaaatgtccatcgacagacgaagagacaaacaaaatgtatacaacggaatattattcggccttaaaaaggaaggacatgTTATACACGGTATAACATGGAcgaacctggaagacattataCTGAGCGAAATAACCCAGTCCCACAAAAAGATAactactgtatgatttcacttatatgacgTTCCTAGAGTAGTAGAactcaaagaaaagagaatggtggTTCGCAGGAGTTGGGGCAAGGGGAAATGTGGAGTTCTTGTTTCATGAGTAAAGAGTTTCAGCTTTGTAAggtgaaaaccttttttttttttaacgtatttattttgggagagagaaagtgcaagtggagaagcagcggagagagagggacacacagaatcagaagcaggatccaggctctgaacctgTCAGCACAGCTAACACAATTACCacaatttaattaattaagagGCTAACaaaatggtggggcgcctgggtggctcagtcagttaagcgtctgactcttgatttcagctcaggtcgtgatctcgcagttcttgagttcaagccccaggtcgggctctgagctgttagcacggaacctgcttgggattctctctctctctctctctctctctctctctctctctctctctctgcacctctcctgcttacactctctctctcaaaataaataaatttttatacaatacctttatatatatatctatgcaATACCTTTAACAtgtaaataactttatttttttattaaaaaaaatttttttaatgtttatttatttttgagagagagagacagagtgtgagttggggaggggcagagagagagacaggcgcagaatctgaagcaggttccaggctccgaggtgtcagcaagagcctgacgcggggctcgaacccacgaaccgtgagatcgtgacctgagctgaagttggacgctcaaccgactgtgccacccaggtgccccaatatgtaaataactttaaaatgttttcaaaagaagaaatataaatgacaaaGGTTTTTCAATGTTCAACCTATCCACTTGAAATAAAATCCTGCAAATTAAACCAAACATTTATACATATGGCAAAATGCAACTCCACTTTGATACATTACACATTAGGGTTTCGAGGCAGATTCTTTTTAAAGGGTTTGGCTGAACAAAAAAGGAGGGCCGGGGGGTAGGTAGAAGGCCCGTTCACCCACCTATCCCACGATATACATATCCCCAAACTTCCAAGAAGCTGCCAgcctttctcatctttttttttttttttttaattttttgagagacagagagagagagagagagagcgaatcccaagcaagctccgcactgtcagcacagagcctggtgtggggctcaatctcacgaaccacgagatcatgacttgagccgaaaccacccctaaccaactgagctacccacgtaCCCCTTACCTTGCTTCTATCCTATTTTTTGTTCAAGGGCCAaaggtaaatgaataaatctgGTCTGCCCTGGTCTACTTGCCATCTCTTACCACACGGCCTAGATAAGACACACTTGATGGAGCCTCCTTCCCAACATCAGGAAGCCCAAATGGAGACAAATCCTTTTACAGAACAGACCAAAGTCAAGAGGAAACCGACTGGAAAGCTGAGCAACTATGAAAAAACCCTCCCCGGCCCGTCGCCAGTACCTGATGATGAAGAGCGGGTCCTCCCGGATTTTGCTGGCCATGTCGAGGAGGGAATTGGCACCGGATGGGGCAAAAATGGAACCTGGGAGCAGTCCTGTCTCCGAAGAACAgcctgcctccttctcctccatctTCTCAAAAACGTACTTATCAATGGGGCGCCCCAGCAAGTACTCATCACGGTTCACCATCCCACCAGGACCCTGATACATCCAgtccaatttttcttcttttttcctaggTCAAGACAAAAAAAACTACAATCAAAGGAAGCGTAGGGCTCTTGCAGACCTACACACACAACCCCAACACGAGGCAGAGATGGCAGCTGGCAAGAGCACGACTCATTCTCCAAGCACCTAGTAGGGACTAAACGCTGTGCTCCTCGTGGCACATGAGAAGAAATGGTGCTTGCCGGCATGGAGCTCGCCATTTCGTGGAGAGATCGTTCCTCCACACTTAGAGCAACTTCTGTGAAGAAAGTATCCTCCGAGACACGGACCTTTGTTCAGGGCTTCTCAAGCCTCCTTTACAAAGTCCTTATGTTATGCTTTCATTTTGAGGATAATCTGAAACAATAAAGAGATTCTGCATCACCTCGTGACCGAGAACAGTTTCAGGGAGCACGTGTGCGGTTGTTCGAGGTGTCTTTTGGAGCGTGGGCACAAGCAGGAATTCCACATTTGAGATAACTCAAGATGATGGGAAAAGACCAGAGATAAGTGAAGAAGGAAATTATGCTTTCAAGCCAAAAGAGAGTTATCAGTATCAGTAATGTCAGTCATGTCTGGTATTTGCCAAACAAACATGGCCCTGTGcttctgagggggaaaaaatggtggGAGAACTGAACCTTCCCACAAAAGACGGCAAAGGCACGCCAGATTAAGCGCATGCGCCGCAGCAGCCGATGGCACGTTTACACTGCGAGCGGCTAAGTAGCTTCATCAAAAGCAGTATTCCCTGTAACATGAAATTCAATGTTTTTTGAATATGGCTTTTCCAAACTGGCGTATCTATTTTTGTTTGCGATTACGTAACAACTATGAGCAGAAGGAAAGTCTTCCTAGTTAGGTCTTTGGACATgtttaataagaatattttaaccCAACAATGGAGGGTCACAATGCTTTcgttttagatttgtttttgtttttatttttcctgtggaaAGGAGCGGTTTGAGAAACCCTCTGGTCTATAATTAAAAACTGACTGTGGGCCACTGGGGTCGGGCTCCACCCAGCTTGCCCAGCCTCACTCGCCCCACTGGAGTCAAGATGGAGGAGTATAGACAGGGCCGTGCCCTGGCGAACTGTGGGAGACTGTGGTGGGGCCTTTCCAATGAGTGCCGCAGGGAGTGGAGTCTTTCGAGCAATGAAAGGTTCTTGCCATTCTTCAGCTGGAGTAACCCAGCGACTACAGGAGACTTTGACAGCTATTAAAATCAGGCCTCCGCAGTTGGGAGGTAGCTTTGTAGTTTGGAGAGGTCTGTTCTCCACGATCGATTGTTGTGTGGTTCAAGATAGAGGGAACGAAGGCCTCTGAAACGCCATCACACGCGCGGCCTTGATAGGAGCCACACTGGCAGCAAGAAATGGACCAGCGGCCATGGTTGTGATCCATCCTTGTGATGGGTGATCCAAGGATTAACTGGATGAGCTGGTATCTGGTTGACAAGATTTGCTTttgtgcagtttctttttttttaaatatgatttattgtcaaattggcttccatacaacacccagtgctcatcccaacaagtgccctcctcaatgcccatcacccacgttcccctctcccccaccccccatcaaccctcagtttgttctctgtatttaagagtttcttatggtttgcctccctccctctctgtttgtaactttttccccctttcccttcccccatggtcttctgttaagtttctcaagatccacatatgagtgaaaacataggatatatctgtctttctctgactgacttattttgcttttgtgtggTTTCTCAATGGTCCTTAGTTTGTTGAAGACTCCTCCCAGTTGCCTTCAACCCAGTGACCACTCTCCCCATTGGAGACTATATGGACAATGCCAATAGGACTTC belongs to Acinonyx jubatus isolate Ajub_Pintada_27869175 chromosome E1, VMU_Ajub_asm_v1.0, whole genome shotgun sequence and includes:
- the CWC25 gene encoding pre-mRNA-splicing factor CWC25 homolog; amino-acid sequence: MGGGDLNLKKSWHPQTLRNVEKVWKAEQKHEAERKKIEELQRELREERAREEMQRYAEDVGAVKKKEEKLDWMYQGPGGMVNRDEYLLGRPIDKYVFEKMEEKEAGCSSETGLLPGSIFAPSGANSLLDMASKIREDPLFIIRKKEEEKKREVLNNPVKMKKIKELLQMSLEKKEKKKKKEKKKKHKKHKHRSSSSDGGSSQDERSRGRAQKKTADSSPVLSKAPGYGLQIRDSYHSQGLQSPLTAKQKGMHGLKNYSRSRSSSHSPPRHASKKSSREAGSRDRSSRSPGRRSRSPRPSKPHNSKVNRRERGRTKSPSPKKEVYQRRHAPGYTRKLSSEELERKRQEMMENAKWREEERLNILKRHAKDDEREQKLEKLGSRDGRFIHRMKLESASTSSLEDRVKRNIYSLQRTSIALEKNFMKR